A window of Peromyscus eremicus chromosome 23, PerEre_H2_v1, whole genome shotgun sequence genomic DNA:
CCTCCCATTCTTAATCAACAGATCCCAGGAGCCCAAGTCAGCCCTCTCCCCTCAGGGCCTACAGGGAGCCTCACAGATGCCGGGCTGAGTCAACACTGACTGGCTGTTATTGGAAAAGCTGGTTGGTTTTTGCAttactggggatcgaacccagggcttcgtgcttGTATACAGCCCTTCAGAAGGCACTTTGTAGATGTGGTTAACAGTGAATGGCAGAAGTTACCCTTGGCCATGTGGGCGGGCCACATCTAATCAGAAGTCTTAaactagagagagaagaaaacactaaagcctcCTAGAGAAGACATTCTTCGCTGAGACCATTGTGTCCTGCCGCTGTCCCGGTGTGTCCCAGCCTGCCGCTGCTGTGTGGGACAGATGGCAGATGCGCTTGCCCTACAGTGTGCTGCGCAACTCCCTGTACACAGTGTGAATGCCATCAACCCTGTCTTGAGAGGTTCCAAACCGATGAAAGTGACAGAGGGTGAGCTCTGGATCTGACCTGGTCCAACCTGTCTCCACCATAGCTGTGGGAGATGGCTCCCTCACCTCCTTGAGTGTGTGTTTGCCCATCTGTACAAGGAGACAGTGTCTTCAATAACTGCCATTACAGCTGTAAGGGCCACGTGGGGGATCTGAGGCTCCATGGGATAGCAGCTTTCCTGAAGTCACAAAATTGGGGGTGGAGGACACCCCAGACCTCAGAGCCCAGCAGCCTCCATGACGCTGTAGGCTGTAAGCTGAGTAGGTGGAGCTGGACGGGCTGAGGGGTGCATGTCCATTATGATATAAGGACATGAGCCCTCCCAGTTTCCCAGATGAGGCCATAGAGCCAGACTCCTGGGTGAAAGCTGagtttttggggggttttgtttggtttgttgttttggttttttgagacagggtttctctgtgtagccctggctgttctggaactcactctgtagaccaggctggcctcgaactcatagagatccatctgtttatgcctcctaagtgctgggattaaaggcgggcaccatcacacccagcaaaagctgaatttttttttttttttggtttttcgagacagggtttctctgtgtagctttgtgcctttcctggaactcacttggtagcccaggctggccttgaactcacagagatctgcttggctctgcctcccgagtgctgggattaaaggtgtgcgtcaccaccgcccgctAAAAGCTGAATTTTTAATGCTGGCCACTAAGCactgagccaggcctggggagatggcatgGTGGGTAGGAGTGCCTCAGGGTGGGTGAGACCGTAAAGAAGCTGATGACCTCAGTTTAATCCTCgggaccacatggtggaaggagagaaccaagtcctgaaagctggcctctgacctccacacgtgaagccccccccccccccatccaccctCAGTCCATTGCACACACCACCTCACATCCTACTGGGAGGCAGCAGATCCCTCACCGGTGGGACTGGTGCTGAGCCGGTGGGCCGGCTGCAGGAGCTGGATGCTCGATGGGTCCTGGCTGGGGATGTGGACGGAGGTGGCTGGAGATGATGGTTCATGAAGCCCAGGCTCACTGGAGGCCTCTGTGTCTGAGGTGAAGACCTAGGGAACCAGAGTAACACCCTGAGCCCATGGCATGGGAGGGTGGGGCTTCAGATGTGGCTTCAGGAGGCAGGGCCTTACCTGCTTGGTGGGTGTGAGGCTGGCAAGGGCACTGATGTTGGTATCTGTGATCAGCATGGTCTGCGGAAGCAGGCTTGTGTGGGTGTACTGGGCCACTTCGGGCTTGTGGCTGTAGAGggctgggcagagaggacacAGATAGATAGGGCTAACTGGACCCTTCCCTCAAGACTGAGTACCCTATAGGAAGTGGGCAGGGGGCCCGATGAATGCCCTGATGGGGCAGTGCTTTGGGATCCGGATGAGAGAGATGGACCCCTACCTTCCCATTATAGGGGCCTGCTCAGCTAAGCCAGATGGGGAGCAGCCAGGGGAAGGCCCAGTACCACTCCAACTCATTCTGTGTTCTCCACTGCCCCAGGTAGAATACGACCCAGCTGTGTATAAGCAAATGAGGAGCAGAGGCACAGTGGGCCTGTGCTGAGTACAGGTGATGTAGTAGATGAGGATACTGCCGTACTAAATGCAGGTGGTACTGTGGTACCAAGTGCAGGTATTCTCTAGTACTGTGCTCAGTGTGCGATGCTAACTAAGCAGAGGGACCAGAGTAGCAAGCGCGGGTGCTGTAGCCTGAAGCTCAGGTGTGGTTGTGCCAAATGCAGGCCTCTGAAGGAGGCTGGTGGCCTCCATCTGGGCTGAGCAGGGCAGAGGCTAGCAATGCCTCTATCTCCAGGACACCGCCAACATGAACGGTTCCACCTCGAGACTCTCCCAGAGACTTGAACACTCACCTAGCATACAGTAATGGCACACTGTCCTAGGAGCTCAGCTAAAAGCAAggtgctcacacagacacagattcaCTTTCAGCCTCACACAGGTCCTTAAGTCCCTGTCTCCATGCTGAAGTGCAAAAGGTCTGAACCTGAAGCGTTCCGTAAGGGTGGCCCCGTGGCCCATTTGATGGGCAGCCTTATGCAGACCTGGTGTGAGGCTATGTGAGTGTGcgtgcataggtgtgtgtgtgtgtgtgtgtgtgtgtgtgtgtgtgtgtgcacatacaagtGTAGGTGTGTGAGGCCAATAGATCCCCAGCTGTTGTTCTCGGGTGCCACCCACCCTCTTTTCTGAGAAAGTTCTCGCTCTTGCCTGGAGCTCgccaagtaggctagactggctggcccgaGCCCCAGGGATCACCAGTGTGCCTCCGCCTCCTCAGCTCTGGGTTACAAGAAGcgcacacaccaccatgtcccaccccCGCGTGGCTTCTGAAGGGTGAGTCTtcagcactttactgactgagctatttccccacaACCCTGCGTGAATCTTTAACCTACATCCTGTGGTTCCCATCTCTGATCGCAGAAATAACAGCGTTCTGTGGACAGGTGCTGCCCACCCTGGACTGGGAGTCATATGTAACATGAGATATCCACAAGCCACCTTTCTAAAAGTGGAAAGGTCATAAACTGAAGGGTGCACCGCCCCAGGGGTTTCAGAGAATAGGCAGTGGCCTGTGCTCCAGCACCCAAACAAAGCTGGGCACCTGACCGATGGACGCCAGCACTGCACACATTGAAAAGCCCACATGAgctcctgtgcacacacacagagaagcaggTTGGTGGCCGGTAGATACCTGCACCACACACAGGCAGACCACAGCACCTGCTACCTACCCTATCTTGTGCCTACCCACAGCCGACCTCTAGCCCACCTCCCCTAGACCAACGTGAGGGACGCTCACCGTGGGGGCTCTgcagctgggccatggtggcCATGAAGGGGCTCTGGGCCACGTGGCTCTGTACAGGGGGCATGAGAGGCTGCTGGTAGGAGGGGTGCAGCGGCTGGGAGAACTGGACCGGCTGCAGGGTGGTCAGGCTGCTGCCCATACTGTTGATGACCGGCACGCTCTGTGCCTGGGTGGAGGCCAGACCTGGTGCAGGACAGGCAGGAGTCAGCGAAACCTCGCACCCGCCACCCTGCGTCCTCCCTAGACCCAGCCCAGACCCTTTGAGGGACACTATCCCCCCTTCCCAGAGCCTGTCGGTtttaagaggaaagggaggagctAAGAATAGCCCTACAGTAGGACCACCACAAACACGTGGCCGTGAAGAGTCATCCTCCAGGCCAATAGCTCCACATCTGGCCTGGCGGGAGAGGCAGGCTGGGAGTAGATTAGAGGTGGTCAGGCCTCCCTGGAGCCCTAGGGGTTCCACAGCAGTGGCAAAGCCCcggcctctctctctgctccctcttctaGCAGCTCCCTATGTCTTAGACACTGAGCAATAGTTCCTGCATATAAAGGGtttgagactttaaaaaaaaaagctgaagaaCTAGAAAACACCTCACACATACATCCTTACCCTGCTGTTTTCCCTACGGTCTCCTCATACTGGATGATTTCAGTAATTTCTACACTGTGCTTATTGGTTCTGTTTGGTTCATTGTCTGGGATCATGGGTGCCTAGTCACAGACATTTAGAAAGTAGGtgttgggtggatggatgggtccCAGTGGCTCTTCTTTCCAGATCCCAGACTCTGCAGGAGGCACAGGGGCCCACTCACCCCCACCTGCCTTACCAATGACCAGGGTGGAGGCGCCTGTGTTCGTGAACGTGGGGCCCAGGGAGGTGGGCTCCCCAGGCCCAATGGTCATGACCCCAGGCAGCGAAGCCATGATGAGGTTCTGCGGCTGCTGGTTGAGACCTGGAGATGTCTGCTCCAAGCTGTGCAGGGCTGTCAGGGTGCTGACTGGAGGCAGGGGACCCCCAGTGGCCGAGACCTGTGAGGAGGGTAAGGCAAGTTGAGTTGGAGTATCCCCACACTGTCTCCTAGCCATGGAAAATGGGGCTACGCAGGGTTTCCACACAGGGTGGAGCTGTTCACTCACCAGCTTGGCCTCAGTGCTCAGCAGGCTGCTGCTGGGCTCCAGGCCCGTGGGGGACACTTGGTGTAAGGCCGCAGACACTGTCACTAAGGGGCCGCCGCTGCTTGAGGGCACCTCGGTGGCGGCCTCACTGGTTGTAGGCTGTCCATACCGCACACCTGGAGTGGGGAGCAACGTCTAGCCTGAGCGCCCCCTTTCCCgtcctctgctccccacagacCTCACCACACCACTGTTTTTCCGGCACCCCATCTTTCTGTGCTAGCTGCTTCCAGATCTTTTTATTCATGGTCCTGTGTCCCCCACTGCCTGGTGTGCCCCCCTCTGTGTAGAAGACACTCAAAGAACAATGGGACTGAGCCGAATCGGGGCTCAGAGAACTAAATGGAAGTCAACTGAGCTGAGCAGAGTGGGCTGCAATTGGCCACATTAAATTAAATCTCCTGAAATGGGCCCAGAAATGAGTTGAGCGAGACTGAGCTTTTGCTGAGCTGATCGAAATCCAATTGAATTGGACTAAATTGAATTGAGCTTTACAGCCAGCCTCTTATCCACAGGTGCTGCAGCCTCGGATTCAATCAATTGTTGgatcaaaaatatttgaaaaaacaaTTCCACATTTGCACTGAACACATGTAGGTGGTTTTCTTGTCACTAGTCCTCAGCCTATACTGTATAACTGTCTACATGGTGATTTCACTGTACTGGGTGTCATAAGTCGTCTAGAAATGACTCAGTATACAGTAGGATGTGCATGGGTGAGAGGTGTGTGCAAGAGGTCCTGGCCCCAATTCCCAGACACCATGGGGTACACTATGTATGACGAACTGGATTCCGTGGAATTAGTTTGGTCCAACTgaatggtttgaatgggaatcGGTTGGATCAAACTATGACCTGAACACGATTGAGTTGAACTGAAATGGTCTGGATGGATAGATCCAAAGTGCTTGTGTTGCCCGGAAGTAACCGGAGGCGAGTTGTGTTGAATAGAGTGGGTTGGAGTGGGATGAACAGCGTGGCATGGATGGAGTTTTAGTGAGTGGGCAGGACGGTATGAGCCAGGGTGGATCCGGCTAATCGGAGTGGGGTGGAGTGCACAGCGTGAACTGGAGTGAGTGGCGAGAGTGGAGTGGGGTAAAAGGATGGAAGGAAGTGTGAACTGAGCATAGTGGGAGAAGGGGAATGGAGTGGATGGAGTGAGGTGGATGGGGAGGGGCGGAGCGCAGACGGAGTGGAGTGGATAGAGTGGGTGGGGCAGAGTGGAGGGGCGGGGTGCAGAGTATTTGGGGGTGGTTGTCACCCCTGGGTCGATCCCTCCAGCCCTTCTGCCCATCCACTTCTCTCCACCCCTATCCCAATGTCCCTACCGCACAGCACTCACCGTGGACCTTACTGGGGGAGAGGGCGGATGTGGACAAGCCCGGGGAGCTGTGAGCAGGCAGTGCAGGGCCCGGGCCTGGCCCCGGTGGAGGCCCGTTGTATGTGTCCATGGCTAGCTTGTGCCGGAAGGCTTCCTCCTTGCGCCGGTTGGCAAACCAGTTGTACACACGCACCTCCGTGACGAGGTTGGAGCCTAGCCCCTGTGCCTGAGACGGTGACACCCCCCTCTGGATGCACTCCGCCCTGCAAAGATGGCACCCATGAGCCCGCAGGGCAGACTCAGAGAAGGGAGGATTGTGCTGAGAAGTGGAGTCTACCCAAGTGCTGAATCTGACAGATCTGGATTACAGTACCAGTCCTGCTGTGTGACCCTGGACAAGTGACTTAGCCTCTCTGACCTCAGTCACGATATGTACAAAACAGGCATAGGGTTGTAGATGAGATGATAGGAGAtgagtgacccccccccccaaagtgttgctggggtgggtgggggatgcTGAGAATTCAATTCAAAACAATGGGAAGAAATGGATTCCTCTCAATGGACAGCAAGAGTTCTCAAGGACTGGTGAGCCCCCCGGGGACCCAGAGACACCCCCCTTCCCTGGCTTAGCCTTAGCCCTGGCTAGACCACCACCCCACCTATTACACTCCTCCACCAAGGTCTCCCGCTCTTCCTTGCTGGGGTTCTTCTGCCTCTCGTAGGCCTGGAACAGGATCTGCTGGGACGCTGGGCCCCACTTGAACCGGTTCCTCCGTCCCTTTTTGGTCGGCAGTTCATCGCCTGTGGGCTCTTCAATCAGTCCCCCCTGGCCCGCGTGGGTGAATTCTGTCGGGACAGAGAGCGAGGTGAGTTGACCACGCCCACCTGCACCGTCGGCTCACCGGACCCGCCCCCATCCTCTGTCTTCCCCAAGGCGCTGAAACAGAGCAGTTGGCAGCTAAGACTAAAGGCATCGAATCTGGACTGGAGCCATGAGTCAGTGGTAGAgaccttgcctagcatgcatgaagtcttgAGTCCAACCCAAAGCCAAGCCCCATCCACTGCTAAAAGAGGACTTGGTGccataaatcccagcactcaagaggcagaggtaggcagaggtctgggagttcaaggccagcctgctctgcatGTTGAATGCCagatcagccagagctacatagagagatcctgtcttaaacgACAAACAATTCATTAATTAACTTGGCCCACAGTGCAACATTCTTCACAGTTGTGGCCCattcacactcactcacactgcCTCTGAGGTCGCATCTTGCTTCTGTACACACTCACTGGGTGGCCACAGGATGGCAGGAGCCAGGACCAAGACCTGAGGTACCAGACGCTATGGTTTGGCCCCTAAACCTGAAACACTTTGTGTATGattaataattttttgtttgtatgtgcatgtaattgtgtgtgtgtgcgtgtgtgtgtgcgtgtgtgtgtgtgtgtgtgtgtgtgtgtgtgtgtgcccacagaggcctgaaAAGGGTGTTGCAGGTGATTCTGAAacactgatgtgggtgctgggaatcgaacctgagtcctcaggaagaggagcttttttttttttttttgagacatcatCTTACTATGCAActctgtctgtcctagaacttggcATATAGATgaagctggtctcaaattcacagagatctgcctgcctttgcctcatgagtgctgggattaaaggcatctgccaccaccacagctggctctaAATaggtacttctttttttttgttttgttttgtttggggttttttgtttttgtttttgttgtttttttttgggggggtgtttgtttgcttgttttctgagacagggtttctctgtgtagacctagctgtcctggaacttgctctgtagaccaggctagccttgaactcacagagagctgccttcttctacctcctgagtgctgggattaaaggcgtatgcctcCACTGCCTGACTAATATGTGCTTCTTAAAGATGAACTTCGGTAATTATATGATAATATCAGTGTAATGGGTTacccaaaaaatttaaagttaaaaccaCAATACAATACCACCATGTATACATCATGCAACTTCGGGACCGGCCGTAAGCAGCCGTGGTGGAGGTCGGGACTGGTGACAAGCCTTCCTGGAGGGGTTGCTAGGAAACGGCACTGTGCAGGTCTTCATCCAACGGGCAGCTCTGCTGCTCTGTTAGCTTTGCAGAGATGCATTGGGAGAGCATTCTCACAGCTAAAATCCCAGCCcgctggaggctgaggcaggaggattgctctaagtttgaggccagcctgggctgcagagcaagttccaggcaagctGGGGCAACAGAGGGACCTTGCCTCAGAGGAacgaagaaaatgaaaaaaagaaaggagcgggggagggaaaaggggggggaagtaagttaatttagaccaggctggccactgtGCCCAGATGAATGGTACACTTCAGATCTGTGGACtggggctaggtgtggtggcatatgtttttaatcccagtactcggaaggcagaggcaagcagatctcttgtgagttcaagaccagcctgatctacattgtgcgttccaggccagccaaggctacatagcgagaccctgtctcaaaacaaaaacaatagcaacaTCCAAAgctcaccaccaccactgaaAGATTTGTGGATTTTTGTGTCTTAGGcctattttaaaggatttttattgttattaaagtAAGTCATCCAACTGAAAACCGGAAGACTGTTTTCCTCTCTGAGGTTGCTGAGCTGGTAGGATGACAGCCCAGCGCTCCCA
This region includes:
- the Hnf1a gene encoding hepatocyte nuclear factor 1-alpha isoform X2 gives rise to the protein MVSKLSQLQTELLAALLESGLSKEALIQALGEPGPYLMGGDGPLDKGESCGGGSRGDLAELPNGLGETRGSEEDTDDDGEDFAPPILKELENLSPEEAAHQKAVVETLLQEDPWRVAKMVKSYLQQHNIPQREVVDTTGLNQSHLSQHLNKGTPMKTQKRAALYTWYVRKQREVAQQFTHAGQGGLIEEPTGDELPTKKGRRNRFKWGPASQQILFQAYERQKNPSKEERETLVEECNRAECIQRGVSPSQAQGLGSNLVTEVRVYNWFANRRKEEAFRHKLAMDTYNGPPPGPGPGPALPAHSSPGLSTSALSPSKVHGVRYGQPTTSEAATEVPSSSGGPLVTVSAALHQVSPTGLEPSSSLLSTEAKLVSATGGPLPPVSTLTALHSLEQTSPGLNQQPQNLIMASLPGVMTIGPGEPTSLGPTFTNTGASTLVIALYSHKPEVAQYTHTSLLPQTMLITDTNISALASLTPTKQVFTSDTEASSEPGLHEPSSPATSVHIPSQDPSSIQLLQPAHRLSTSPTVSSSSLVLYQSSDSTNGHSHLLPSNHGVIETFISTQMASSSQ
- the Hnf1a gene encoding hepatocyte nuclear factor 1-alpha isoform X1, which encodes MVSKLSQLQTELLAALLESGLSKEALIQALGEPGPYLMGGDGPLDKGESCGGGSRGDLAELPNGLGETRGSEEDTDDDGEDFAPPILKELENLSPEEAAHQKAVVETLLQEDPWRVAKMVKSYLQQHNIPQREVVDTTGLNQSHLSQHLNKGTPMKTQKRAALYTWYVRKQREVAQQFTHAGQGGLIEEPTGDELPTKKGRRNRFKWGPASQQILFQAYERQKNPSKEERETLVEECNRAECIQRGVSPSQAQGLGSNLVTEVRVYNWFANRRKEEAFRHKLAMDTYNGPPPGPGPGPALPAHSSPGLSTSALSPSKVHGVRYGQPTTSEAATEVPSSSGGPLVTVSAALHQVSPTGLEPSSSLLSTEAKLVSATGGPLPPVSTLTALHSLEQTSPGLNQQPQNLIMASLPGVMTIGPGEPTSLGPTFTNTGASTLVIGLASTQAQSVPVINSMGSSLTTLQPVQFSQPLHPSYQQPLMPPVQSHVAQSPFMATMAQLQSPHALYSHKPEVAQYTHTSLLPQTMLITDTNISALASLTPTKQVFTSDTEASSEPGLHEPSSPATSVHIPSQDPSSIQLLQPAHRLSTSPTVSSSSLVLYQSSDSTNGHSHLLPSNHGVIETFISTQMASSSQ